One window of Nocardia nova SH22a genomic DNA carries:
- a CDS encoding AMP-binding protein encodes MNIRGYRDRDITTGAGRPALLFSAVTTAMRMRPHATVSAAQDTRTFADLLGEVADKSARFDTVLRRPRSRVLVALGNYPGYLSTVLALLARGDVPILANPALPLAAMRQLIDECGIDAVVASGQASGIRLDERSWAQRTEIDGERPALHRDTELCRVASAPSRRMVCLEYSATAVLNAATAWVGASKLRESDRVLCFAGLFGRFGFHTATVANLVAGADLVLPDSTHASGNIHRHLAAESPTVLIAEPAVYQAMVQGTREELPAEVAAALRRIRLRVAPHSVAAAVTERVRAISGPITICYGLDETGPVAYGFDAAERTGVHLLSGVRVRAHSADGEQYAQVHTKSLATTYLNDPSEFDRSLTGDGSYLSRSLAGLPAWVVAAG; translated from the coding sequence GTGAATATTCGAGGATATCGGGACAGGGATATCACGACCGGTGCCGGTAGGCCCGCGCTGCTGTTCAGTGCGGTCACCACCGCGATGCGGATGCGCCCGCACGCGACGGTATCGGCAGCACAGGACACCCGGACCTTCGCCGATCTGCTCGGCGAGGTGGCCGACAAGTCGGCCCGATTCGATACGGTGCTACGCCGCCCGCGATCGAGAGTCCTTGTGGCACTGGGGAATTACCCCGGCTACCTGTCGACGGTACTGGCACTGCTGGCCCGCGGCGATGTGCCGATCCTGGCCAACCCCGCGCTCCCGCTGGCGGCGATGCGCCAGCTGATCGACGAGTGCGGGATCGACGCGGTCGTGGCCTCCGGACAGGCGAGCGGTATCCGGCTCGACGAACGCTCCTGGGCGCAGCGCACCGAGATCGACGGTGAACGCCCGGCGTTGCACCGGGACACCGAACTGTGCCGGGTCGCCTCGGCGCCGTCGCGGCGGATGGTGTGCCTCGAGTACTCCGCGACGGCGGTCCTCAACGCCGCCACCGCGTGGGTGGGTGCGAGCAAACTCCGCGAATCCGATCGCGTGCTGTGTTTCGCGGGACTGTTCGGGCGCTTCGGATTCCACACCGCCACGGTGGCCAATCTCGTCGCGGGCGCGGATCTGGTGCTGCCGGACAGCACGCACGCGTCGGGCAACATCCATCGCCACCTGGCCGCGGAGTCGCCGACCGTGCTGATCGCGGAACCGGCGGTGTATCAGGCGATGGTGCAGGGGACGCGGGAGGAATTGCCCGCCGAGGTGGCGGCCGCGCTGCGGCGGATCCGGCTGCGGGTGGCGCCGCATTCGGTGGCCGCGGCGGTGACCGAGCGGGTGCGCGCGATATCGGGTCCGATCACGATCTGCTACGGACTCGACGAAACCGGTCCGGTCGCATACGGTTTCGATGCTGCGGAGCGCACGGGGGTGCATCTGCTGTCCGGGGTGCGGGTCCGGGCGCATTCGGCCGACGGTGAGCAGTACGCCCAGGTGCATACGAAATCGCTGGCGACCACCTACCTGAACGACCCCTCCGAATTCGACCGTTCGCTCACCGGTGACGGCAGCTACCTCAGCCGTAGTCTCGCGGGACTTCCCGCGTGGGTGGTGGCGGCGGGGTGA
- a CDS encoding TetR family transcriptional regulator yields the protein MRAAGHATRERILAAAKAEFARHGIAGARINRIAAAANASKDRLYAYFDGKDGLYAAVTEQWARETTAATALDADDLPAYVGRLFDHYLRHPDNARLQAWAEIEDVRVPGADEAIRRAVAPKIAEIRRGQRGGWITAEFQPSILLTLLTDLARTSAVHAPATGDAEVRRAATVLAARRLIAP from the coding sequence TCTCGCCGCCGCCAAGGCGGAGTTCGCCCGCCACGGCATCGCCGGCGCCCGGATCAACCGGATCGCGGCGGCCGCGAACGCGAGCAAGGACCGCCTGTACGCCTACTTCGACGGCAAGGACGGCCTGTACGCGGCGGTCACCGAGCAGTGGGCGCGCGAGACCACCGCGGCGACAGCGCTGGACGCCGACGATCTGCCCGCGTACGTGGGCAGGCTGTTCGATCACTATCTCCGGCATCCGGACAATGCCCGGCTGCAGGCGTGGGCGGAGATCGAGGACGTGCGCGTCCCGGGCGCGGACGAGGCGATCCGCCGGGCGGTGGCGCCCAAGATCGCCGAGATCCGCCGCGGTCAGCGCGGCGGCTGGATCACCGCCGAATTCCAGCCGTCGATCCTGCTGACGCTGCTCACCGATCTGGCGCGTACTTCCGCGGTGCACGCCCCGGCGACAGGCGATGCCGAAGTACGGCGTGCCGCAACGGTACTCGCCGCGCGGCGGTTGATCGCACCGTGA